The Exiguobacterium acetylicum genome includes a window with the following:
- the tpiA gene encoding triose-phosphate isomerase, with amino-acid sequence MRKPIIAGNWKMNLTLKDAVAFVEEVKGAVPASTTVDAAVCAPAVFLAHLTEAAAGTDLKIGAQNMYDKESGAFTGEISPLMLKELDVTYVILGHSERREYFGETDAFINSKAKKAFEHGLVPIVCVGETLEEREGGKFEDVIREQTANSLKGLTVDQVKNLVVAYEPVWAIGTGKSATEQDAQDSCKFVRDVVASEFGAEAAEAVRIQYGGSVKPENIKEYMAQPDIDGALVGGASLETGSFLKLLEAI; translated from the coding sequence ATGCGTAAACCAATTATCGCAGGTAACTGGAAGATGAATCTGACGCTCAAGGATGCAGTCGCATTCGTTGAGGAAGTCAAAGGAGCTGTACCTGCTTCGACGACAGTCGACGCAGCCGTCTGTGCGCCAGCAGTATTCTTGGCACACTTGACAGAAGCAGCAGCTGGTACGGATCTTAAGATCGGTGCTCAAAACATGTACGACAAAGAGAGCGGTGCCTTCACTGGTGAAATCAGCCCGCTCATGCTCAAAGAACTCGACGTGACATACGTCATCCTCGGTCACTCTGAGCGTCGTGAGTACTTCGGCGAAACAGATGCGTTCATCAACAGCAAAGCGAAAAAAGCGTTCGAGCACGGTCTCGTTCCAATCGTTTGTGTAGGTGAAACACTGGAAGAGCGTGAAGGCGGCAAGTTCGAAGACGTCATCCGCGAACAGACAGCAAACAGCCTCAAAGGTCTTACTGTCGACCAAGTGAAAAATCTCGTCGTCGCTTACGAGCCTGTCTGGGCAATCGGAACAGGTAAATCAGCGACAGAACAAGATGCACAAGATTCTTGTAAATTCGTCCGTGACGTCGTTGCATCTGAATTTGGTGCTGAAGCAGCAGAAGCTGTCCGCATCCAATACGGTGGTAGCGTCAAACCGGAAAACATCAAAGAATATATGGCTCAACCAGACATCGACGGCGCGCTCGTCGGCGGTGCAAGTCTTGAGACAGGATCGTTCCTCAAACTGTTGGAGGCGATTTAA
- the gpmI gene encoding 2,3-bisphosphoglycerate-independent phosphoglycerate mutase produces the protein MTKRPVALIILDGFGMRDEEFGNAVTAANKPNFDRYWGQYPHTLLNAKGEYVGLPEGQMGNSEVGHLNIGAGRVVYQSLSRINNAVKDRSFFSRQAMNDAAGHVKKYGSALHIFGLVSDGGIHSHINHLYAVLEFAKLHEIEKVYLHAFTDGRDCDPQSGAGFLRDAQAKMDELNVGQFASISGRYYAMDRDNRWERVKKVYDVITFGEGPTTKDPIGMVEASYKQDVTDEFIEPTVVVQEDGTPVAPIHDNDAIVFFNYRPDRAIQLSKVYKEKKGFDGFELPDNAPKNLLLVSMTKYSDALDTDIVFPPEDIKNTLGETLSKQGLKQLRIAETEKYPHVTFFFNGQREEPYEGEDRILIPSPKVATYDLKPEMSVYEVTDALVDAINSDKHDAIILNFANPDMVGHSGMLEPTKKAIEAVDECLGKVVDLILSKGGAAVITADHGNADKVLNADGSKMTAHTTEPVPCIVTVEDVELLEPLTGALADLAPTVLDLLGADQPAEMTGKSIVLKK, from the coding sequence ATGACAAAACGTCCAGTCGCACTGATCATCCTTGATGGTTTTGGTATGCGTGACGAGGAGTTTGGAAATGCTGTTACGGCGGCAAACAAACCGAACTTCGACCGTTACTGGGGTCAATACCCGCATACGTTGTTGAATGCGAAAGGCGAATACGTCGGTTTGCCTGAAGGTCAAATGGGGAACTCAGAAGTGGGTCACCTCAACATCGGTGCAGGTCGCGTCGTCTATCAATCGCTATCCCGAATCAACAACGCAGTCAAGGATCGCTCGTTCTTCTCGCGTCAAGCGATGAACGATGCGGCAGGTCACGTGAAGAAATACGGTTCAGCGCTTCATATCTTCGGTTTGGTTTCTGACGGTGGGATCCACAGTCATATCAACCACTTATATGCGGTGCTCGAATTCGCGAAACTTCACGAAATCGAAAAAGTCTACCTCCATGCTTTCACGGACGGACGTGACTGCGACCCACAATCGGGCGCTGGTTTCCTCCGTGACGCGCAAGCGAAGATGGACGAATTGAATGTTGGACAATTCGCGAGTATTTCTGGTCGCTACTATGCGATGGATCGCGATAACCGTTGGGAGCGCGTCAAGAAAGTCTATGACGTCATCACGTTCGGTGAAGGTCCAACGACGAAGGATCCAATCGGCATGGTTGAAGCTTCGTACAAACAAGACGTAACGGATGAGTTCATCGAACCAACTGTTGTCGTGCAGGAAGACGGTACGCCAGTCGCACCGATCCACGATAACGATGCGATCGTGTTCTTCAACTATCGTCCTGACCGTGCGATTCAGCTTTCAAAAGTCTACAAAGAGAAAAAAGGCTTCGACGGATTCGAACTTCCGGACAACGCACCGAAGAACCTGCTACTCGTCTCGATGACGAAGTACTCGGATGCGCTTGATACGGACATCGTCTTCCCGCCTGAAGACATCAAAAACACGCTTGGTGAGACATTGTCAAAACAAGGTCTCAAACAGCTACGCATCGCGGAAACGGAAAAGTATCCGCACGTCACGTTCTTCTTCAACGGACAACGTGAAGAACCATACGAAGGGGAAGATCGGATCTTGATCCCTTCACCAAAAGTCGCGACATACGACTTGAAACCAGAGATGAGCGTCTATGAAGTTACAGATGCGCTCGTCGATGCAATCAACTCGGACAAACACGACGCCATCATCCTCAACTTCGCTAACCCGGATATGGTCGGTCACTCGGGTATGCTCGAGCCGACGAAAAAGGCGATCGAAGCAGTCGATGAGTGTCTTGGGAAAGTCGTTGACTTGATTCTCAGCAAAGGCGGCGCGGCAGTCATCACGGCTGACCACGGGAACGCGGATAAAGTCCTCAATGCAGACGGCAGTAAGATGACGGCGCATACGACAGAACCCGTTCCATGTATCGTGACGGTCGAGGACGTTGAACTCCTTGAACCACTTACAGGTGCACTCGCTGACCTCGCACCAACGGTCCTTGATCTCCTCGGAGCGGACCAACCAGCAGAGATGACTGGTAAATCGATCGTATTGAAAAAATAA
- the eno gene encoding phosphopyruvate hydratase — MSMITEIYAREILDSRGNPTVEVEVYTEDGGFGRALVPSGASTGEHEAVELRDGDKARYLGKGVLKAVDNVNEKIAPEIIGYDVFDQTGIDKKMIDLDGTKNKGNFGANAILGVSMAAARAAADELGLPLYTYLGGFNAKTLPTPMMNIINGGSHADNNVDFQEFMIMPVGAPTFKEALRMGAEIFHALKSVLSGMGLNTAVGDEGGFAPNLKSNEEAITVILEAIEKAGYKAGEDVYLAMDVASSEFYDKAAGKYNLAGEGKVLSTEELVEFYAQLVDKYPIISIEDGCDENDWDGHKLLTDRIGHKVQLVGDDLFVTNTEKLAEGIEKGIANSILIKVNQIGTLTETFDAIEMAKKAGYTAVVSHRSGETEDSTIADIAVATNAGQIKTGSLSRTDRIAKYNQLLRIEDMLSDVAVYDGIKSFYNLKK; from the coding sequence ATGTCAATGATTACAGAGATTTACGCACGCGAGATTCTTGATTCACGCGGTAACCCAACAGTAGAAGTAGAAGTTTATACAGAAGATGGCGGTTTCGGTCGCGCACTCGTACCATCAGGTGCATCAACTGGTGAGCACGAAGCAGTCGAACTCCGTGATGGCGACAAAGCACGTTACCTCGGAAAAGGTGTTTTGAAAGCTGTTGACAACGTCAACGAAAAAATCGCACCAGAAATCATCGGTTACGATGTCTTCGACCAAACTGGAATCGACAAAAAAATGATCGATCTCGACGGTACGAAAAACAAAGGTAACTTCGGTGCTAACGCAATCCTTGGTGTTTCTATGGCTGCTGCACGTGCTGCTGCAGATGAGCTTGGTCTTCCACTTTACACGTACCTCGGTGGATTCAACGCGAAAACATTACCAACACCAATGATGAACATCATCAACGGTGGATCACACGCAGACAACAATGTGGACTTCCAAGAGTTCATGATCATGCCTGTCGGTGCTCCAACATTCAAAGAAGCACTTCGTATGGGTGCTGAAATCTTCCACGCGTTGAAATCAGTTCTTAGCGGAATGGGTCTTAACACAGCAGTTGGTGACGAGGGTGGATTCGCTCCAAACTTGAAATCAAACGAAGAAGCAATCACAGTTATCCTTGAAGCAATCGAAAAAGCTGGCTACAAAGCAGGCGAAGATGTTTACCTTGCAATGGACGTCGCTTCTTCTGAGTTCTACGATAAAGCAGCTGGAAAATACAACCTCGCTGGCGAAGGCAAAGTCCTTTCAACAGAAGAGCTTGTTGAATTCTACGCACAACTCGTTGACAAATACCCAATCATCTCAATCGAAGATGGCTGTGACGAAAACGACTGGGATGGTCACAAACTCCTTACAGATCGTATCGGACACAAAGTTCAACTCGTTGGTGATGACTTGTTCGTAACAAACACTGAGAAACTTGCTGAAGGTATCGAAAAAGGCATCGCTAACTCGATCCTCATCAAAGTTAACCAAATCGGTACGTTGACTGAAACATTCGACGCAATCGAAATGGCTAAAAAAGCTGGTTACACAGCTGTCGTTTCTCACCGTTCTGGTGAAACAGAAGATTCAACAATCGCTGACATCGCTGTTGCGACAAACGCTGGTCAAATCAAAACTGGTTCACTTTCACGTACAGACCGTATCGCGAAATACAACCAACTTCTCCGCATCGAAGACATGCTTTCAGACGTTGCTGTCTACGACGGAATCAAATCATTCTACAACCTCAAGAAGTAA